A window of the Tursiops truncatus isolate mTurTru1 chromosome 14, mTurTru1.mat.Y, whole genome shotgun sequence genome harbors these coding sequences:
- the ID2 gene encoding DNA-binding protein inhibitor ID-2 — MKAFSPVRSVRKNSLSDHSLGISRSKTPVDDPMSLLYNMNDCYSKLKELVPSIPQNKKVSKMEILQHVIDYILDLQIALDSHPTIVSLHHQRPGQSQASRTPLTTLNTDISILSFQASEFPSELMSNDSKALCG, encoded by the exons ATGAAAGCCTTCAGTCCAGTGAGGTCCGTTAGGAAAAACAGCCTTTCGGACCACAGCCTGGGCATCTCCCGGAGCAAAACCCCGGTGGACGACCCGATGAGCCTGCTGTATAACATGAACGACTGCTACTCCAAGCTCAAGGAGCTGGTGCCCAGCATCCCCCAGAACAAGAAGGTGAGCAAGATGGAAATCCTGCAGCACGTCATCGACTACATCTTGGACCTGCAGATCGCCCTGGACTCGCACCCCACTATTGTCAGCCTGCACCACCAGCGGCCCGGGCAGAGCCAGGCGTCCAGGACGCCGCTGACCACCCTAAACACGGACATCAGCATCCTGTCCTTTCAG GCTTCTGAATTCCCTTCTGAGTTAATGTCAAATGACAGCAAAGCGCTCTGTGGCTGA